One part of the Nocardioides zeae genome encodes these proteins:
- a CDS encoding MDR family MFS transporter produces MAHEPHHEPHHEPHHLAVDPEVRSDVPMTHREILSVMSGLLLAMFVAMLSSTIVTNALPRIVVDLNGGEAGYTWVVVATLLTMTASTPIWGKLADLVDKKLLVQIALVTYAVGSIAAGLSQNMGQLIAARAVTGLGVGGMTALVMVVIATIVTPRERGRYSGYIGAVFAMATVSGPLIGGLIVDTPGLGWRWTFLVGVPVAAVALVVLQRTLHLPTPVRVPGERPSIDYAGALLIVGGVSVLLAWVSLAGHQFDWASLTTAGMIALGVALLAAAVVVESRVAEPIIPLRLFADRTTTLATLASVMVGVAMFGSTVYLSQYFQIARGMSPTHAGLMSTPMVLGLFVSSVVTGRIISSTGRWKRFLVSGMVAVVVGLALLSTIDAHTPLVEIGAFMVVLGAGLGATMQNLVLAVQNQVAQRDMGAASALVTFFRSIGGSSGVAALGALLGHQVADKVTSGLASLGIAAEGSGTTLPDLDTLPAPVRDVFQGAYGDATALLFLVAVPFAVVALLLVSAIREVPLRTTLDVAPSTPVDEREDAPVEVEAAR; encoded by the coding sequence ATGGCACACGAACCCCATCACGAGCCCCACCACGAGCCCCACCACCTGGCCGTCGACCCCGAGGTCCGGTCCGACGTCCCGATGACCCACCGGGAGATCCTCTCGGTGATGTCGGGCCTCCTGCTCGCGATGTTCGTCGCGATGCTGTCCTCGACGATCGTCACCAACGCCCTGCCCCGCATCGTCGTCGACCTCAATGGCGGCGAGGCCGGCTACACGTGGGTGGTCGTCGCCACGCTCCTCACCATGACGGCGTCCACCCCGATCTGGGGCAAGCTCGCCGACCTGGTCGACAAGAAGCTGCTCGTGCAGATCGCCCTGGTGACCTACGCCGTGGGCTCGATCGCCGCCGGCCTCTCGCAGAACATGGGGCAGCTGATCGCGGCCCGTGCCGTCACCGGTCTCGGCGTCGGCGGCATGACCGCCCTCGTCATGGTGGTCATCGCCACGATCGTCACGCCGCGCGAGCGCGGCCGCTACTCGGGCTACATCGGTGCCGTCTTCGCCATGGCGACCGTGAGCGGCCCGCTCATCGGTGGCCTCATCGTCGACACCCCCGGCCTCGGCTGGCGCTGGACCTTCCTCGTCGGCGTCCCCGTCGCCGCCGTCGCGCTCGTCGTCCTGCAGCGCACGCTCCACCTGCCCACGCCGGTCCGCGTGCCGGGTGAGCGTCCGTCGATCGACTACGCCGGCGCGCTCCTCATCGTCGGCGGCGTCTCCGTGCTGCTCGCCTGGGTCTCGCTCGCGGGCCACCAGTTCGACTGGGCCTCGCTGACCACCGCCGGCATGATCGCCCTCGGTGTCGCGCTCCTCGCTGCCGCCGTCGTCGTCGAGAGCCGGGTGGCCGAGCCGATCATCCCCCTGCGCCTCTTCGCCGACCGCACCACCACGCTCGCCACGCTCGCCTCCGTCATGGTCGGCGTCGCGATGTTCGGCTCGACGGTCTACCTGTCGCAGTACTTCCAGATCGCCCGCGGCATGAGCCCCACCCACGCAGGTCTCATGTCGACCCCGATGGTGCTCGGTCTCTTCGTCTCGAGCGTCGTCACCGGTCGGATCATCAGCAGCACGGGCCGGTGGAAGAGGTTCCTCGTCAGCGGCATGGTCGCCGTCGTCGTCGGTCTCGCCCTGCTCTCCACCATCGACGCGCACACGCCCCTCGTCGAGATCGGCGCGTTCATGGTCGTGCTCGGCGCCGGCCTGGGTGCGACGATGCAGAACCTCGTGCTCGCGGTGCAGAACCAGGTCGCGCAGCGCGACATGGGCGCGGCCAGTGCCCTCGTGACGTTCTTCCGCTCGATCGGCGGCTCGTCCGGCGTCGCGGCCCTCGGCGCCCTGCTCGGCCACCAGGTGGCCGACAAGGTGACGAGCGGCCTGGCGTCGCTGGGGATCGCTGCCGAGGGCTCCGGTACGACGCTGCCGGACCTCGACACGCTGCCGGCGCCCGTCCGGGACGTGTTCCAGGGTGCCTACGGCGACGCCACCGCGCTGCTGTTCCTCGTCGCTGTGCCCTTCGCCGTCGTGGCCCTGCTCCTCGTCAGCGCGATCCGCGAGGTCCCGCTGCGCACGACCCTCGACGTCGCCCCGTCGACGCCCGTCGACGAGCGCGAGGACGCCCCGGTCGAGGTGGAGGCGGCGCGATGA
- a CDS encoding MarR family winged helix-turn-helix transcriptional regulator: MSATATHPASSGHGTAELDPDVLRDLEHQFFVLLRRLRRNLAERGHAVAPGLTALGYGVLDQLARDGAARATEVACVLGVDKGAMSRTVHQLVELGLVERSNDPDDARALVLELSDHGRERLTAVGLQRHAVFLQAMAEWTSEEVADLAATLGRYNASIEAALAAER; encoded by the coding sequence ATGAGCGCCACCGCCACCCACCCCGCGTCGAGCGGCCACGGCACCGCCGAGCTGGACCCGGACGTGCTGCGGGACCTGGAGCACCAGTTCTTCGTGCTCCTGCGGCGTCTCCGGCGCAACCTGGCCGAGCGCGGCCACGCGGTGGCGCCGGGCCTCACGGCCCTGGGCTACGGCGTGCTCGACCAGTTGGCGCGCGACGGCGCTGCCCGGGCCACCGAGGTGGCGTGCGTGCTGGGCGTCGACAAGGGCGCGATGAGCCGCACCGTCCACCAGCTCGTCGAGCTGGGCCTGGTCGAGCGCAGCAACGACCCCGACGACGCCCGGGCCCTCGTGCTGGAGCTGTCGGACCACGGTCGGGAGCGGCTCACCGCGGTGGGCCTCCAGCGTCACGCCGTCTTCCTCCAGGCGATGGCGGAGTGGACCTCCGAGGAGGTGGCCGACCTCGCGGCCACCCTCGGCCGCTACAACGCGAGCATCGAGGCCGCGCTGGCCGCGGAGCGCTGA